From Asterias amurensis chromosome 3, ASM3211899v1, a single genomic window includes:
- the LOC139934724 gene encoding programmed cell death protein 5-like: MADSDLEEIRARRLAELQQQQYGAGGQDPNAREKQQEAQKRQEEMMHSILTQVLDQNARARLNSIALVKPDKAKMVERMLIQMAQTGQLPGRVSEDQLKGLLAKVSVQTQRKTKINFERRRVMDSDSDEDY, translated from the exons ATGGCGGACAGCGATCTCGAAGAAATTCGTGCAAGGCGACTTGCAGAGTTACAACAGCAACAATATGGGGCAGGG GGACAAGATCCAAATGCAAGGGAGAAACAACAAGAGGCCCAGAAAAG GCAAGAAGAAATGATGCACTCCATCTTGACTCAAGTTCTGGACCAGAATGCCAGAGCAAGAT TGAACAGTATCGCCTTAGTGAAGCCGGATAAGGCCAAGATGGTGGAGAGAATGTTAATACAAATGGCACAGACTGGACAGCTACCAGGAAGG GTCAGTGAAGACCAACTAAAAGGTCTTCTAGCAAAAGTCAGCGTtcaaacacaaagaaaaactaaaattaat TTTGAGAGAAGAAGAGTGATGGACTCTGACTCTGACGAGGACTACTGA